A genomic segment from Paraburkholderia hayleyella encodes:
- a CDS encoding Nif3-like dinuclear metal center hexameric protein: MDRIELELYLNNLLVTARFKDYCPNGLQVEGRPRVHKIATGVSASLAFLEAALAWGADAVLVHHGYFWRNEAAPVTGRKYRRLKLLLANDLNLFAFHLPLDDHPELGNNAQLGARMGWIGDARFGENDLGWLATLPMPITLEHFAVQVEQTLGRAPLVLGDGTRELRRIAWCTGAAQGYFDAAIAAGADVYLTGEVSEPTTHIAMESGVAFLAAGHHATERYGIAALGAHLSETFGLEHLFIDIPNPV; encoded by the coding sequence ATGGATCGGATCGAACTGGAATTGTACTTGAACAATCTGCTGGTAACGGCGCGCTTCAAGGACTATTGCCCAAATGGGCTTCAGGTGGAGGGGCGTCCCCGGGTACACAAGATCGCTACGGGCGTGAGCGCATCGCTGGCTTTCCTTGAGGCGGCGCTGGCCTGGGGCGCGGATGCCGTGCTGGTGCATCACGGTTATTTCTGGCGCAATGAGGCGGCGCCAGTGACTGGGCGCAAGTACCGGCGTTTGAAGCTGTTGCTGGCCAACGATCTCAATCTCTTCGCGTTTCATTTGCCGCTGGATGACCATCCTGAACTCGGCAATAACGCGCAGCTTGGCGCGCGGATGGGATGGATCGGCGATGCCCGTTTTGGTGAGAATGATCTCGGCTGGCTGGCCACGTTGCCTATGCCCATCACGCTTGAACATTTCGCCGTCCAGGTCGAACAGACGCTCGGACGCGCACCGCTGGTATTAGGCGATGGCACCCGCGAGCTACGCCGCATCGCATGGTGCACGGGGGCGGCGCAAGGCTATTTCGACGCCGCGATTGCCGCAGGCGCCGATGTTTATTTGACCGGCGAGGTTTCCGAACCCACGACCCATATCGCCATGGAAAGCGGCGTGGCATTCCTGGCCGCTGGGCATCATGCGACCGAGCGGTACGGCATCGCGGCGCTGGGTGCTCATCTGTCGGAGACATTCGGTCTCGAACATCTGTTTATTGACATTCCCAATCCGGTTTGA